A window of Palaemon carinicauda isolate YSFRI2023 chromosome 27, ASM3689809v2, whole genome shotgun sequence contains these coding sequences:
- the LOC137620567 gene encoding pro-resilin-like produces the protein MKLFILCALLGMAIGDSPPSSSYGAPNGNGFGGANGNGFAGANGAPNGNGLGGNGNGLGGANGAPSNGYSAPNGNGLGGNGNGFGSSNGAPSNGNGFAAAPSNRYGAPTNGYGVDPAIEALAENIPGGGVPGEDYPILASVPDTGFDCNAQNVPGYYADTAPEAGCQVFHICQDRPSGRRQQDSFLCPNGTIFNQQYLVCDWWFNFDCADAESFYSVNDLIGVDPNAGYGYGPNGNGNGNGNGRRNGNGNGNGAPTAPANGYGAPAAPSDSYGAPF, from the exons ATGAAGCTCTTTATACTCTGCG ccCTGCTGGGTATGGCCATCGGTGACAGTCCACCATCAAGCAGTTATGGTGCACCCAATGGAAACGGCTTTGGAGGAGCCAACGGTAACGGCTTTGCTGGAGCCAACGGTGCCCCAAATGGCAATGGTTTAGGAGGTAACGGAAACGGTTTAGGAGGAGCCAACGGTGCTCCAAGCAATGGATACAGCGCCCCAAATGGCAATGGTCTAGGAGGTAATGGAAACGGTTTTGGATCCTCAAATGGTGCTCCTAGCAATGGAAACGGTTTTGCTGCTGCCCCAAGCAACAGATATGGTGCCCCTACCAACGGCTATGGTGTAGATCCTGCAATTGAAGCCCTGGCTGAGAACATCCCTGGAGGTGGTGTCCCTGGAGAGGACTACCCTATCTTGGCCTCTGTCCCTGACACCGGATTCGACTGCAACGCCCAGAATGTCCCTGGATATTACGCCGACACCGCCCCTGAAGCTggctgccaggtcttccacatctgccaggaCAGACCCAGTGGACGTCGCCAGCAGGACTCATTCCTCTGCCCCAACGGAACCATCTTCAACCAACAATACCTCGTCTGTGATTGGTGGTTCAATTTCGACTGCGCTGATGCTGAATCCTTCTACTCTGTCAACGACCTCATCGGAGTTGATCCTAATGCTGGATACGGTTATGGACCTAATGGAAATGGGAATGGAAATGGCAATGGTAGGCGAAACGGAAACGGAAATGGCAATGGTGCTCCCACTGCTCCTGCTAACGGATATGGCGCACCAGCTGCTCCTTCTGACTCCTATGGAGCACCTTTTTAA